From the genome of Camarhynchus parvulus chromosome 4, STF_HiC, whole genome shotgun sequence:
GCATCGCCAAAAAAACACAGCCAGCTCAAAGCAATTTTCTCAAGGTGAGAGGCCAAAGAAACAACCAAATAGCCAGCATCAGAAGCCTCAATTGGCAATGAAAGGATTCCCAAGGTTGTACAGAAAGTAATGAATATCAATTCTGCTGCAATATTATTTACCTCCTAGGAGAAAACACTCTCCAGCACTCAGGCTCAAATGACCGAAActtcacaggaaagaaaaacgcaaggcaggaaggaaatgagggAAAGAGCCCTGTTCTGCAGCAACACCGTGTCACATACCTGTTTCTCTTTAGCACCCTGCTGCGGGAAGCTTGGCAAACATGAAgatgctctgggtgctgctgctgctgctgagctccctgccgGGCACCCCCGCAGTGCCTGCCCAGCGCCCTTCCTGCTACAAGCGGTCCCTCCACGagcacagctgccacagcaTCCCCGCGGGCGGGGACAGCCTCCGGCACGTCCAGGATGCTCTGCCACACCActtctgggaagggaagggctgtgagGTGATCTGTTACTGCAACTTGAATGAATTGCTCTGCTGCCCAAAGTAAGATGATACTCATTTCATGTAAACTCGTATAGTTCTTCACAACTGCCCGTTATATTTCCATCATTTTTACTTCCATCAGTTTCCATACACGGAATAGGCTATCATTTTAAAGCAATTCCTCACTCCAGATGGTTTGAAGTGATATCAAGATATAGCCAATTTTCTGTTACTGTCAGTTTTGAGGATTTGTTTTTCAGGGGCTCACCTAGGACTTGCTTAGTATATTTTGTAAACCTCCCTCTTCTATTAACAGGGACGTCAGCATTTGAATCACCCAACTTTTGACTCCTCTGTTTGATCCAAACTAAGAATAACTATATCAAACACTTATTCTGAGCATTTTACAATGAAGAAGTTTTCAGgaccacaaaaaaccccctaTTTGGTTCCTGTTCCATGGAAGAGAACTCTATTGCTATTCTACAGTGCATGCACATAAGTCAGTTGAACAagtaattctgtgaaaatagctgtcaaaagcagaaaaaaacaaaggagggGTGCAGGGGTTCACATATACTTGTATAAGGCAAGGCAAAGATTGAGCCCAGGAACACCAACACCTCCCTGGCTCCCTTGCACTGCTGACAAAGTTGAACAGTGCAGTTCTCACTGaactttggtttttgttgttgtcatATAGAAAGGACACAGTTGAGTTAAATAAACACCATCAGCCCATACTGGTTTTAGGCAATAAAATGTATTAAGAGGTATTATTTAATTCAGCTTGTCAGCAACATCTTTTCTTCAGTAAATTTGGATTAGAAATATCAACAGTTCAAAACTTACTAATACTTCAGAGGCACCAAAATGTGATGGCATTATATAGGCAagcaaaaatgatttttttttatgtgtgctCCTCTTAACATTCATTTCTCAAGTCCCCTAAAATCCAATAAAGGCAACTTTCCAGCACTCCTGTAGGGGACCCGAGTTGAACCAAGCGGGAAAGACTTCTAAAGCTAAAAACTTCAAACTGAGAGCAGGGTTTAAGTAAGATTTTCATCTTTCACTTTCCCTAAAACAAGATATGGTGTCCTCATCCTGAAGCACACTTTGGGTCTCTAGCTTCAACCTTTGAGCAACATAAGCCTCTTCCTTTGAtacaaatacagaagaaaatactCCTTCCATCACCCTGAGGTACACAGGACCTGCTTTGCATCTGTGCTCTCAGGACAAACTGCACTAAAACAGCATGCGTGCACATGCCAAAGTCCTTCATTTTGATAAAATAACCTATTtggtaaatttattttctcaaagttAAAATACCAGGGTGGAGTTCTGCCACCCATTCAGCCAATGGAGATTTGGCCATTGCTCCCACAGCAGGCTAGCAGAGGTAGAAATGCAGGATCTTCATCCAGACCTGCAGTTGCATTTGCATTGCTGGAAGGACATCCCACAAACACAGTAATCCCACATACATGATGATACATGCTAAAAAATATCCACAGTGGGAAATGCATGTCATAATAAAGCTCTAATAAACCAATGATCTAATTGTTTAAACATGTGATCCTATCTTTCAGGGATATTTTCTTTGGACCAAAGATATCTTTTGTGATCCCCTGCAACAGTCAGTGATTCAAGTCTGCAAGTGAAGATAACAGACATCATTCTACGACCATGTAATAATGTTTTCAAGGGTAAAATAAAACtaccaccaacaaaaaaaacttctttctaATCACAAGCCACTGCCTTAATTTACACTGTAAaaagaatttcctttctctACCTTTATGGAATATCAAATACCtaagttttcttttcaaatccGGTAGCTGACCTAACTTCCATAAAGCCATTTCCATGGTTTAACGGAATGTACAAGCTCTTAATGTATCCTAATATTGCATACTCCAGCAAAAAGCATAACTCTTCTTACTCAGCACAATATCCTTAGTCTGGACAAAGAAACTTCAAGCCTAAGCCTTCATGTTGTGAGGAACATGACTCTCAGAGGAACTTATGGCAGAGCAGCTTCCTATTCCATTACTGCCATCACACTTTCAATGCCATTTTAAGCTGAAGCCACTCAATCCCTGGCACTTCTGAAGAAAAGCTCCCATGCTCTATTTAGGCATCTTAAAATACATGCACATACAAAAGGCCTATATTTCCATATTTGAAAGTATTtcactggaataaaaaaaaaaaagtaaaaatgtacaTTAACAGTACTAAAGCACACTTGGGTCTTATGTCTTACTGGTCACCTGCCTTGACTGTGCAATCTCTAAACCCTTAAATTGCTTAATCTTAGCAGtgagcatttaaaaatactagaacaacagattttttttattcaagctTTGTTTGAAATACAGTACTCCAAAGTAAGTTAAAATGCTTGGCTTTTTTAGGCTAGCCCTGTAAGGCAATAgctacagaaaacacagagataaTCATCTTAATATTTAAGAGGTATTGTGATCTATGAGATAGATACAGGGACATAAATTTTGACCATTTTTCTGTTATATGGCAATCTGTATTGGCAGGCGTTGAGAGGTGACCACATAATTTTAAGCAGAATCACCTGAACAAGCCAAGCTTACAGGCAGCAAGCCTGACTTGCTGCTTTACACCTATAAACTTTTTATCTATCAAGCCAATTCCATGGAAAGTGTGCAGTACTGAAGGAACTGTGCAGTCCTCTCTACTCAAAAAATGCACTGTTCACCCAATAATCTTACACATTGGCCCAAACTGCCACCACCAGTTTACCATGCTTCCTTCATGTGTCAGTATAAAATATCACCATGACTGTTCTTCTTCTTGTTAGTAAACAAGGGTTGGATACTGGGGGAGAGGGTGATTATACACAGCCAATAATAAATGTTTCAAGTAAATCTGTGTGTACTATTTTTGCCCTAAGGACTGTTTAACAGTTTGTGTCACCAGGCTTTTTAAGCCTTGCTTGTATAATTATTTAAGCAGAGTAATTTGGGCTTCCTGCCAGATAATCAATTCATAGTAAAATAAACCCCATAACTCTGGCAACCCAGTGAAAATATCCAAAGTCAGTGCTCtgcaagaaaacccaaacctaTGGTATGTGCTCATGTGTAAAGTCCTCTACAAGCTTCTAGAGCAGGTAAACTTCTGTTGTTTGTGCCATCTAGTTTCAACATGAATCACATTTCATATGCCTGGCATTCACAGCTTTATAAAACAGCTGTAGCAAAAAAAAGGTAAGGCAGATACAAGGCTGCATAGTAAAGTTGGTGGCTTGCAGTTAAATTTCTTCCAAGACTCCTGGAAAATCCACAATTCACAACTTTGCCACTTTCCACATGCAACCAGATAGGGTCACTTAAGTTACCGCTTTAAAACTGACAAATAGAaacttgcttttgtttctttccctaCTCTCCTTCCTCATACAACTTCAtctgcaggtcctgccaggCCTAGGTGAGAACATTCAACCCTGTCATGcactcagaaaaaaactgtATCCTTTGGTTGTCCTATCCATGACTAGGTTCCCTGCTTTTTATGCAATTTGCACTTTGAAGGTAAGAAGCTTGAATGTGTTCAAAGGACATTTAGGAAACAAACTGGCAGTCCCTGTAGTGAAATGGCCATGAAAATATATCTTCAAAGGAGCACCAATTTCAGCTGTCACTAGCTAGATATCACTGTCTTGAACTTAGGCCAGCACTGCAGAACTGTATTGTGGAAATAGATAAAGCAGTACAAGTAAAAGAAATCATACCATTGGGAAAGCAGCCAGTTTGAGGTTAGGGTTTATCATCATTCAGTTCTATGCAAGCCTCACAGGtcaaaaaaagccaaatgaaGCATCTTAGTTGTAGTGATGCCAGTAGAGtagtaattttcaaaaaaactcaaaagatTAACATCAAGCAGATTAGATCACAGACATattgctttcttatttttcccaaattaagGAAAAGCTTATAAACATGTGATAAGGTTGGGAGTTGCAATGAATGCTAACTGAACAAGCTGAAGCCACGTCTTCCTCAGCTTTAAGATGAAAACTATTTTCCCTCAGCTGTTTATTTGTCCTATGTGCACAGCtttaagcagaaagaaataattttccatacACAACACATTTAGACTGGCACAATAGTTGCAATACAAGAAGTCATTCATAATACCATCTTCAACATCAGAATTTTCTAAGACAGTCAATTAAAAGCCTAAGTATTGCTGGATATTAGTCTCCATAAGCTACCATGAGTTCTGGGTTTATTGAGAGGGGGTTATTCCTTTCAGACAGGCCTGAGCTAATCCATGCCATGAAAAAGAAGCAGTGTGCCTGTTAGAAGGGGCTGTATTGACCCCACACAGGCTCAACTCTCATTCTCCAATTAAGTTCTTAGCAGCAGTCCATGCAGACAAATGGAG
Proteins encoded in this window:
- the SCRG1 gene encoding scrapie-responsive protein 1 isoform X1, giving the protein MSISVELQHPAAGSLANMKMLWVLLLLLSSLPGTPAVPAQRPSCYKRSLHEHSCHSIPAGGDSLRHVQDALPHHFWEGKGCEVICYCNLNELLCCPKDIFFGPKISFVIPCNSQ
- the SCRG1 gene encoding scrapie-responsive protein 1 isoform X2, with translation MKMLWVLLLLLSSLPGTPAVPAQRPSCYKRSLHEHSCHSIPAGGDSLRHVQDALPHHFWEGKGCEVICYCNLNELLCCPKDIFFGPKISFVIPCNSQ